The Myripristis murdjan chromosome 11, fMyrMur1.1, whole genome shotgun sequence genomic sequence ATGTCATcgaatttaattaattaaataatttttgtgATTCAACAGTTTCcagattttgttattttaacttGTAACAGCTGTTGCCCAAATTTTGCGCAGCAGCTAAAACTGACGCACACAATTCATATTTAGGTGCTTAATTTGCAAGAGTTCGTTTCGGGTAAATTGTGAATTAATTGGCCAAATATGAATCACcaattgcatttttaaaaaagttttgtgGTGGTTAATCCAGCAATTGGCCTATGCATGAGAAAATCCCGAggtagatctttttttttaaaaaaatataggcTGTAttgaattttgcttttttccatgGATGCAACTGCTGTTTATTCCTGTttaccttttttaatttttattatttttttattttacaattatttCAGGCGGATGTTCCCATTCCTCAGTTTCAACATCACTGGACTCAGCCTCACGGCCCATTACAACGTCTTTGTAGAAATTGTTTTGGCAGACCCGAACCACTGGCGCTTTCAAGGAGGAAAGTGGGTCACTTGTGGAAAAGCAGATAATAACATGCAGGGTGAGTTTCATAATTAACCAAACTGTGgtgtgtcatgttttttcttttttttcttttttttaatttgattctGCAATATCAAATCTTAAAATATAGATTTTAAAGCGTGGTTTGGACAAGGTGCAGAAATAGGAATGACTCAGCTTGAGAAAGTAagaatcacatttcaaaacacgATCCGTTTTTTTTAGAGATTTAATCAAAACTTTGGTTTAATTTCTTTGGATAAATAATCAGTTTCtacttcataaaaaaaaaaactcagcttGGTTCGGTTTGactctgtatttttaaaatttagtcCCTCCAGTATaacttaaaatcattttttggaaaatgattgACTAaaaattttcacacaaaaagCTTTGGCATCCTAGTCCGCCGACAGATTTGCAGTATCccatttatcattttcatttggtAAATTTTCGTTTTCTTTTTCGTAAAAggatattttaatattaatagatttttttttttgcttggaaGGGGAAGCATTTTCGGCCTTATCTTACATATGTTACAGCTTTTtaatatatttcaaaatgaaataaatgatccCAATTAGTACATTAATCTGTTCTCAATTGAAGCttttatttatcaaaatcaGAACAGAAGTTGGAGATGATATGGTATTATTAGGGTTTTACCAGTGTTTTAGAAAAGCCTTCAGTGATCAGATTTCGTGATCATTCACTGAGTCATAATGTCACCAGGCAGGATGTGATTTATCATATTAGAAGTTTAAATCAACATGGGGATCATTTCTTGCACATTTTGGGTCATATTGTCAActacattattttctttctttctttctttctttctttctttctttctttctttctttctttctttctttctttctttctcttgttcattctttgtttctttttaattcttaGGTAACAAAATGTATGTTCATCCTGAATCCCCAAACACTGGTGCTCACTGGATGAGACAAGAAATATCTTTTGGCAAGCTGAAGCTGACCAACAATAAAGgggccaacaacaacaacacacaggtgagacacTGTTTGATTCCCACCATGTCAGTATCTGAATTTGGTGTATGTCAAATTAAAAGGGGCTAttccatattttatttatttatttatttatttatttatttattctgaatGCAAATTTATCtggatatacatttttttttaaagtggtatCCGTtgttgattattattgttaataatagCATTAGTATTATAAtatatttgttatttaattAAGAATAATGATTTGTATTGTTCAGTTCTTTATTAAACTGAAGTATGCTTCATTTGCTTTATGATAATATTTCTCTTCAACACATTTCCCCGTTGCAGATGATAGTCTTGCAGTCTCTTCACAAATATCAGCCGCGGCTGCACATTGTGGAGGTAACAGAGGATGGAGTGGAGGACATGAGCAATGAGGCCAAGACTCAGACCTTCACCTTCCCAGAGAACCAGTTTATTGCCGTCACTGCTTACCAGAACACAGATGTAAGCACTgggattatatatatatatatatatatatatatatatatatatatatatatatgagtttGACTTAAATGTGTTGTTTAGTGAGAACAAAAAGTTTTCTTGGACTTGCATGTACGAAAAAATAATCAGTCATCCGTCAGTCTTTGTCATCCTTCCTTAGTCACATAATGCAGACAGCTGTGTCATGATACAAAGTTTATGagtgttttgaatgtttgtttttattctcagATCACACAGCTGAAGATAGATCACAACCCATTTGCAAAGGGCTTCCGGGACAATTATGACTCGTAAGTGTCTTGCAGTTTGCATTTCATATGAAGTGCGGTTGTACGCTGTCTATGCGCTGTTTTGATGCTTATCCGGACCACTTTTTTTAACTCTGGCAGTGACTCATAACTCTTCCTTtgtgttctctttttttatctGCTGATCAGAATGTACACCGCCCCAGAGAGCGACAGGCTCACCCCGTCCCCAACAGACTCCCCTCGCTCCCACCAGATTGTCCCAGGGGCCCGCTACGCCATGCAGCCTTTCTTTCAGGACCAGTTTGTCAACAACCTGCCCCAGAACCGCTTCTACACCGGAGAGCGGGCTGTACCCCAGACCAACAGCCTCCTGTCCTCTCAGAGTGAGGATGCCAGTGCGGCTGCCTCTGCCCAGCGCTGGTTCGTCACACCGGTGCAGCAGGCAGGCTCCAACAAGCTGGACCTGTCGTATGAAAACGACTACTCCACCAGCAGCCTGCTGTCCTACGGCATCAAGCCCTTGCCCCTGCAGACATCTCATGCCCTCAGCTACTACCCAGACTCGGCCTTCGCTTCCATGGCAGCAGGCTGGGGCACCAGAAGCTCTTACCAGCGTAAGATGACCACAGGCCTCCCCTGGTCCCCCCGACCCAGCCCCCCGGCCTTCCCGGAGGACCAGCTGGGGGCAACTAAAGACAAGCTGCCTGAGGAGAGCGCGCTGCCGGCCTCGACCTGGATCGAGACGTCCCACTCACTGAAATCGGTGGACTCTACTGACTCCGGCGTGTACTCCATGGTCTGCAAGAGGCGCAGGATGTCTCCTGGGGGGTCGAGCACAGAGAACTCCCCAACCATCAAGTGTGAGGACTTGACTACAGAGGACTACAACAAGGACAACCCAAAAGGCATGGGTTATTATGCATTCTACACAAGCCCCTAAGACTGTATTTATTGTAACTGAATATAATTCTTTGGTTTATTATTGAGTGCACTCCGTTCCTTGttaatgtcatttttctcttttctctaaAGGTGCCAAAGCTTAGTGTTCCCCCCCAAGCAAGCTGCACAAGGTTTTTTTCCCAGGCCAGCCCCTCTCACATACCTGAACAGAAACATGCATAgtgattgttgtttttgaaaaagcatgtcctttttttcccttttttaaccatatattttttttaaacaaatgtgtttttttttggcatatttaaGTCCTTTTTGTTGTACAGTATTTGTGCACTTTAGAATGTGATGTATCTTGTACAAATTGTCTTCATGGAGGTGttataaaatggaaaataaaaccgCTTTTCATAAAGCATTATCCAAATATGCcctttgtggtattttttccacttacatTTTTTGTACTGTCCTGACATCAGAATAGTCTAAATATTCTGCCTTGATGAAATGTAAATAGGGAAATAGAAATATGGATTGTTTTACAAAACCAGAAAGAAATCAAGTCTCAACATAtgataaaatcaaattttcactgaaatatgaCCAACAAGCCAATATCAGACAGTTTTGGAGGCAGAATTTGAGACCTTTTCAATGGTTGCTTGATAACAAGAcataacatgttttattaaaaaggcACCCAGCTAATCCTATTATATAACATTTTGATGTGGGatgatatttcatttaaattcctCTCATGTCCGTCAAGTTGTTGAGTTCAACAGACATTTATGCCATAAAAAGAGGAAATCCTCAGTACCCATGGCATTTAGTCACAAACCAGCTGAGCAATCGTTATTTAAGCTACGTTAAGCCACAGTTAAGTGTTGCAAGATTATTTTACAACTTAACATTCAAATGTTAATAAATCCAAGGCTCACTGTACTTACAACATAGAAATCCCCCACAAAAGCATTTAATCCTGCTATTCTCTCTGTTGTTCCCATAcaaattttttcacattttataacCTCTAATTTAGGTAAGTTTAATGGAACTAGGCTTGTCATGTGAGGAATTTGTTCACAAGATataaaaacagactaaaatgaTGATCATCCAAGCGACAACCacattcatcaaaatgtaggaCAACAGCCCAATTCCTTAATTAATTggttgaattatttatttatttcgtcTCTAAAATGGTTTAGTGGAAAGCAATAAATTTGCATGGAGAGAAGTCATAATAGTCAAACCTCTCAGCTCCTGTTCTCCACTCCCAttttcaacagtgaaaatgGTCCTAATTCTCCCCCTCAAGGATGCCAATTTGAATTGATTTACATACTCTAGAATTCTAATTAATTCTGTTGTCATACTCCTTGACAAAGTGAGGAGTCTGACTAACTCCAATTAACACCTCCTAACAAGGTAGAGTTCCTGATTGCCCTGGCCTCTCAGGAAAGCTGTAAGAAATAGGCTCTTGGGGGGGTTAGCTACTGGAAACTAAAAATGCACCCTTGCTCTTGTTCATGTCAGCGAATTGTATTTCAGAGCATCCGAGGCTGTTTTTTCTCACTTTCGTGTTCTGTTGACCTCTGCTCATCAGTGGCTGTGAGGTGCAGAGTAGCAGTCAAGATAGAGACTGGACAACCAGGCACTTGTATGAAAGGGGAGGCCGGGTCAGAGAGTTGGAGAAAATAACTGTGAATTTTATCAGAACGAATTTGGAGGACCCTGTGGTGTAAAATGTTGCTGCAAACTTTGTATTCATATGTATTCATATCAGCAGCGTTAGTTGGTTTTAGTGCCTCTTGCAGGGGAATTACTACAGTTAACTGTCCAATTAACAAACGGctgctggatttttttatttctagatttttttcctccaacacaCGCAGACTCAACCCCCAGCACAATCACTTCTGCAAGAGGTGTGAGTTCCCCACTCTGCAGTACAAGATACCTCTTTTAGTCTCATGTCAAAGGCACTTTGGCATGGATTTTGGGCATTATAGATGTATTACTAGCTATCCTCCAATTTCTAGCTGGAATACACACTCCTGTCAATGCAAGAGATTGAACCAGCAACCCTCCAATTAATGATACACCTCCAGACATCCATGCTCATTAAACTTCTGCTCCATGTTctttgtgtttccactgcaaggtctttgtggggtttttttctttgtgaagACATCACAACCAGAATCAATTTAGAGTTTCTttgttggcatttctgctttggaTTTGTGACAGTGCGAAGGGAGACAGGAAAGCCAGGagatgatatgcagcaaagggcccaggCCAGAGTCAGAACCCAGGCCCACTGTGACATAACCAATGTGACTAGCACGGACCACATCCCATATGTGGTCTATGTTTTATGcggtgagccaccgggacaACCCCAGACTGCCTATTTATTTGTAATGTGCAGTGaattatacacattttccttGGTGGGCACAGAGGGCGTACTGACAAATAATATAGAAAAAGCAGTAATAAGTAAGTATGAGGGAAAATTGGTGAGTAATAAGTGCACACTGGGACACATGGTACAGCGACAACATGACCTTGTACTCAGTGCAATGTCATGTACAGGGCAAgacatccatctgtctgttttaATGAGGACTGTCATCAGCAGCCTCTATTGTGCCAGTGAATCCAGTTCATTAAATACTCACTGATCATTTACTTGATGGTTATACCTTGACCTAACAAGAGGTGATACCTGGGAGCCCCTGACAACTCCAAAATCCAGCAACAAGTCAATAGACTGAGCCTTTCTCAACCATTCATGCAAGAAGTACAGTAATCAATAGACACCTCTACAGCATGCTTTCACAAACTCAGACCATGTTGACTTATAAGAGATATGCGCATTGGGATGAGACCTGCAGAAAGAGCTGAATTGACTACTGTACTCCACTGCTGATGTTAACATTGCAAGCTAAAGTGTCAGCGATTGACCGCATTTTGTTGAAGTGTCTCTTATACCATGCCAAGAATAGCCTACATCAGATTTCATGCTGGTGAAAGTGATAGGCTATACAAAACTAATAGCGAACGTATCATCACGGAACtgaagtttctctctcttttcttcttttatctatgcatgcagttgtgtgtgtgtgtgtatgtgggtgtgtgtgtgcgcacgcgcatGTCTACAGTTGTGTGCCTGTGCCTTTCCCTTAGGCCGTCCATTGGTGACCATGTTGAGAGTTCATGTAAGAAAGGCCAAGGAAGATGCAGAGACATTGTAGCCGAAGAGGGATGACATCCGAACACAGATGAGGGCCTGAGGTTGTTTCCTCACCTTCAGTCACACACTATTACTGCTCTCACTGACTAAATATGGCCACAGGCAGACATGTTTCTGGGTCAAGATTTTTTAGACCCCCTTTTAAAAGTAaccaacagacagacaagatGGAGACAGTGGTGATTATGTTTCCTCTTCACACTTTATTTCCCCTTTTGATGTGTTGATAAATGTCAGCTCTGTCAAACGATTATCAAGTCAGTCAGAATAACTGCCAAACTGATCTGCAGGGACAAACTGAGCCTCATATGGCTATGctgttattttgtgatattttcacACCCAAGACCTATGGACTTGATATTGCAATGGGCCTTGGTTTAAACGTAACTACATTAATATTAGCAATAAACAAAAAGTCACATAACAACTGTACAGTCCAACATGAAACAACACCAATCATATGGCAGCACCAATCATATCACGATACTACcaagctgctgttttgttttaggTTTGATTGGTCCTTTGTGTTGTCAAGTAAAGGTCATGGGCGCTGATATCCCAATAATGATGACAAAAGGCCCCCATTTAGCTTGCCTCTGGTGTTCATGTGCACAACGCAGTGCTCATTTACTAATCTTTGCCTCCATAGGAACTGGCCCCTGTCATCAGAGAAAAGAGGCGGGCTCGTTTCTGCAGAACTGGTGTGGCACTCACAGGCCTGCTACAGTGAGACCCTGGTGTGAGATGACTCTCAAGTTAGCAGGGCCACAAGTGTTTGGAATAGGGCGTTGAGTGTGAGCACAGAGGCGAGAGAAACTCGAGGCGTGGAAGGGACTCGTGTTGATGCCCTCAGACTGCGTGCACATGTAGTCTGCGCAGGCCAAGCAGGGCCCGACTCAGTGGTGCATGGCTAACGTCAGATAGAGTATCCCGCGGCTAAGCTGCACTTAACAGCGCATTGATTTCAGGCACCCGTGTTCCCCTGGAGGGTAGAATGGGATGCACCTCAACAGGCTAGACTCCACCCCCCATCACCACAACCACCCTTTCTTGTCTTCCGTGCCTTGATTTGGGTACACCACACTGGTCTCTGGTCGTCTACTCTCTACCCATCCCCTCCTCTGGGGGTCCCTGGGGAGACGAGCAGGATTCAGGGGCACTAAGGCTCCCATAAGACCCTGGCTAGGctttggggttggggttggggatGCAGAACCAGTCAGGTGGAAAAGATCTGTGGTCAAAATCAATGCATTGGCACTTTGATGGAGCGCTCCAACAGATTTGGGAATTTCATATTCCCCTTCTTGTCTCTTGGCACCCTCAGACGGACTCACCGCTGGAGAAAAAACAGCATCCACTAAACCTTCAGGGAAAGAGGGACTCTTCAGTTCTGCTGCCTGTGGCACAAAACACGACACGGTCAATATTCATCTGGTGGCTTGCGACTGCCATGTTACACACTCAAATCTGTTGCCTCTTGTTGCCCCACAGTCAAGTGAAGACTATGTGCAAAGCTCCTGTAAAGATTAGGAAACTATATTAGCTGTAGCTGGTTTTTAAAGTAACTATATAGCAAGGCTTTTCCGTTTCACATTGAAGGGCAGATGAAAAATCAGGGTTTTAATTCTTAAGTGATTGACAATCACAATCTTCTTTCCTTTAACCCCCTTAAGCTTTGAGGTAGAGAACTTTATTTTTCAGCGTCGCCAAGCATCGCAGCTTTCATCTTTTTAAATGAATCCCAGCACAGGTGGATGCCAGTGTGGTGCTTTTTCCACTTGTCTAACTTCTGACTCATCTCCCAGTTGCATTGTGCGGATGCATGTTTCAGGAACGGTACATGGCACACTTCTTTGTGCGCTAATGGGCTCTCAGCATCTTTAAGACTCAGGGTACAATTAAGAGGTGATAGTTTGATCTCCCACCTCGCAGTTCTATTTCAGTTCAGCCGCGTGATTATGCCAGGGGTTGCgggtggtggggaggggtgtATTTAAAGGAAGATGCCCATAAACTCTTTTGAAAGAGCTGACTGCTTTTGCAGTTTGGCgccatcttttttcttttacaatagTAAGCAGTGAACTGCTGTGAACCTTGTTCTGTGATCAAAACTCATTATATAGAATGACTGACATGACTGAGGGAGTGCACTGTAATTGTACAAGAAGTACACTTATGAAATCAGTAGTCATTTTCAAACTGTTCTAACTCTCATACAGATCATCACATCTAGGTGTGGATAAAAGGATGCACAGACATGCTTATGTTAATGGAAAAGGCCAGTATTTATATGATATCAGTAGTGCTGCTCTTCTCAATTTGAGGTTGTTAAATAGTTTTTGCAAATTGTGCGGTTGCCTGTAAACTCTGTAACCAAGCAgatatgttttcatttcttcataACCGAGTTTAATGTATGCTGTATTTAATTTTATCAAGATATAAACAACTACATATTAAAGTATGTACATTGTAGGATGCTCTCTGAGGAATTAATCATAGCCGGCCCACACGATGCCTTCAGCCCACTGCCATCTCACATGGCCCGACAGAGAACATTGATTGATATTgcactgccacctgctggtgaCAACAAATCATTACACGCTTTTTTTCTTGATGCATAAGACCTGAACGAGTCGGTTGGCTTAAGGATGATAATGACAGgatatttatttcaaataccCTTGTACTTTTATGTTTGAACAAATACTTAAAGTAGACCTCTAAATAAAAAGGCATCTATTTCATTGTTTAGcattcatttcaagtcaaacttTTTGCCTTCAGGTTGCTATTTTAATTGAAACAGACTAGATCTGAGAAAGACTATATATTGATGTGTATGTAAACTTGATGTTCGTGCTCAAAATATAGGGAGATACCATTTTCAGGCTATAATACTTACTGCCACAAAACTCCTACCAAACCTTTTGGATGATCCACACTCCTAACATAGTGCTTTGCAAAGTGGAGTGGGTTCCAGTAAGGTTTTCAACAAACTGAGGaatcatttaaattaaattcagtcGAAGTAGTTCCAATAAACttacaaaaaaatctaaatgtgGTTATTTTCACCAATTTAAATACATTTGTCAGTGTTCGagtatgacaaaaaataaaaatatgatacTTGACACAAGCCAAAAATCTCTTATTACATCGGGGTTTCTAAGGTAAAATCTATTTAAATGGGGTCTGAAGCTTCACGGAACGTAATCTGAGGCTCCAGAACATGTGCATTTTTGAAAACCTGTGCTCTGTTTATGTCTAAAGCATGAAACTCTTGTtttatgaaatgtgtgttttcattctaTCCAAAAGGCAGcaaatcctaaccctaaccctatgtGTAATAATTTACTGCACCCTACACCCCATGCTTTACCCTCAATGCTTAATTTTCTTGCCCCTCTTGATGACAAAAAGCCCGGCTGGGGCCTTGGATGTGGGGGACGAGGGTAAAAGCCCCCGCCCAGTCGGAGCGTTATCGGACTTAATTGGCTGAGAATGAACGATATTGATATCGCATTGGTCGAGACCGTTGTCAATCACGCTGAGGGCGTGTCTTTTCTGCGTCGTTCAGTCCCAAACTGCAGCGAGTCCTCGCACAGTTTAGTGTGAGGACTCAAGTGTCACCAAACTCGGTCTGCGCTGTTCATCACCGGTTAAGCGGCACAAGGCAGGTGAAATGGATGAACCCACCGAGCAAATGAGGCCCCTCTTGCGATCGGTAAGCACCGAGCAAACACAGGCAGCCCAGGATAGCTTGAATGTATTTCATCTTTTGTCCATGTTCGCCGTCTTCTTGCCGAAGAAGAAGGGATGCTTGGGAGTCAGATTCAGCCACCAACCGGCGGCTGCTATTGTTAGCCGGCTTTCTAGTTATGACACGTGGCATGGAGATAAGTTGTATGTAAAACCACACATTAAAGTCAATTGGGACTTCAATTCAAATACGTTACTTGTCTATGTTTGCTTCCCGGCTGTTCACGGTCTACTTTATCTCCATGTTTCCATAGATACGGCTAGATTGAGCACGAACGTTAGCTAGGCACGACTTCCAACAGGCAAATAAAGTCTCAGTCcttgttgttatttcctggAAAGCTGTCTTTTTAGCTCCATGGCAGGGCTGTCTGTATATCTATGTATGTACACCAGTTTGTCCAAACACATTGATTAACGTAAACTTTGACATCGCCGATGAGCCTCTGTTGTCAGTAGTTTAGCCTTACTATGATTAATTACATAGCTGTGAGGCagtgtttttcccccctcacatTTTTCCAAGTTCAACAGGTTCACTGACTGTTCTGTCACTTACGTCGATAAAATGTGTCCCAACAAGTCAGTCGAAAAAAGAAATGCTGCTGTGTAACTAGGCTAGCAGTTAAAGTACAGAAATGGGAGGCTCATTTACATATCAAATGCTCCCGAAATAGCCCAGCCTTCTTGCGTGACATTTCAAAGTCAGGAGATGCTACtaattttacagtgaaatctTGCGCAATAAATAGACTTGAAGGTGAAAGAGAAATGCTTTTGCACAGTACCAGGCGTGTGCATTACAGTTTGCTACTGAAAGTAGCAAACTCTTGTCCATGGCTTACTTTATTTGAGTTTGTATGTGACGCTAGAGACTCACATCCTGTTTATTGGGTGTAACTTTACAGTCGCCAGTGGTTTGGTAGACTCACTGACTTGACTGTATGACATCAAGGGCAGTCTAGACAAGCTTGTcctgaattgtgtgtgtgtgtgtgtgtgtgtgtgtgtgtgtgtgtgtgtgtgtgtgcgcgcacatacCTCATGGGAAACTTGACCCCTGGCTGCCCAGTGAAAAGGAGTAGCTGGCTTGCTGCTTATATCTTCCCCAGGCTTAATAGTCAGTCGGTCACACAGGGCCCTTCAGATAATTCAACTGCATGATGTCTAATGAAGTCTCTGGGCTTATTAACTATTTCTCTGTCAGAATGCCGATCTTGAAGAATACTCCATTGTTCAGTTGCAAGCTGGGCATTGCCCTCTGCCCGGATGTTTGAAACCTGACTCTGGTTGCAAGGAGCCATCCACTTTACTGCTGTTATTTCTGCCATGCTGCCCCAAGACTTCCCATCCTCAGGAGCCTTAAAATGGGCACGAACTGTGAAAGTCCTCCCCAAGGTGATCTGTGCTTTTCAGACAATACAGCAGGGTTGGGTGATATGGATAAAGTCAAACATTATGATATCGTTTAAGAGATACctcaaaatattgtgataatatttcaGCTATCACTATCAGTGCTACCACGAGATGTTTACACACGAGAGTTTTGATAGataatcattattaatgtggatatgacCAAGCAGGAATAACAAAACTGCTATAACAGTGTAATAATTTCAGAAAGCTGCACCCCTTCGCTCTAATGCAGCATTTAAGACCAGAAAAGTACAGCACTTCTGCcatatcacattattacaataatTGACAGTTGTAGACAATATCTAGTGTCATATCACAATGTCAATATAATATGAATATGTTGCCCAGACTTACTATACATGTATAGGCCTATATAAACATGAGGTTACATTTCCCCCCTTATCAAATCATTGGCTATTCCTTTTTCTGATCCTTGTGACATGAATCCAGCTCCTACTGTTTTGCCCATGACCATAGCAAGAataaatgtcatgtcatgtcatgtcatggaGCTGGTGATCATGGTGCCAAATTTATGGCTCTTCTCTGGCCACTGCTGACCACCTCAGACTGTTTGTGTGGCATTTATAGAGAGCCCCTTACAAATCCTCTGACTTGATGCCTGAGTGACTGCTGTAAGTCTCACAGCACTAGAAAGGATGGCTCAGTATGGCTAGTTTTaggcatgtgtgttttgtgatggtgtttactgtgtgtttaGAAGTGAAAGGTCACCAGGATTTTCTTTGGCTTCAAACTTTGCTCTGAGAGATGGCGAAAATATGACTTTGATTTACCCAGGCATTGATTACATTCTTAGTGACTATACTTTTACTATCACCATTAGCTGACATCATTTATTGTTGGTAAAAAATAGGGCTATATGTTGAATTTCTATCATACTATTTGCCAAAGCAGTATATTGTGGAAATGAGTATACTGTGTAGGCACTGTTTAGTGTAACTATGGAGCGTGCTTTTGGTACACAGTACCTGTGTGCTGTGTTATTGGTTCATCTCAGTTAGTGGGTGTATCCTTGAAAGACCTTTTCTCATCTATGCCTGTGGCTGCCCTCTCTTGGTTGCTGTGCTGATAATGGAGCAAAATATCAAAAGTACCTCTCCCCAAGTGATAGTACATCTTTTTTCTCATCAGTTCTTTAAGGGGCAAGAGTGAGCTTTAAGGAATTATTTCTTAATGATATGAAACAAATGATGAAATCCTGCAAACAACAGCTGTTCTTTCGCTTTTGTTTGCTTTAGCTGCGTAATCACCAGGATGCTCTGCTTAGTGGAGCTCACATTATTACATATGCAGGATGCAAATGAGGATATCCACCCCCCATATGTTGGATTGTAGTTGCAGTTTCATAGTACCACAGCATCTGATGGGCAAAATTGCATTAATGCTAGGCCTATATGTCACGTAGAGGATTGCCATTGCATTTTTATTGCTCCATCTTTTAGTCTTAAAATTGATCCTCAGGTATGTAGCCTAGGCCTTCTAGGTGATCTTAGAAAGAGAAATTTCTCGTCT encodes the following:
- the eomesa gene encoding eomesodermin homolog a isoform X2, coding for MQLENILPSASINLPKTFYNLSSSDSANNSPGPSSSQIEYQEVDRTESESSSAPKKYLSGVGNGMLGEGEGDSFTGAKAGPDGRKGSPVLGEDDLTSGRRYNIDELGSDRYFISSSQTSSDMANPCSLFPYAGQTGSVYTGSSSSRYPASLHYGSVLPPTGFSSSSVCSGRSQFSSGGYQFGQGPGCLYPSYPGTASGIGTMSLPGSAAGARAQVYLCNRPLWLKFHRHQTEMIITKQGRRMFPFLSFNITGLSLTAHYNVFVEIVLADPNHWRFQGGKWVTCGKADNNMQGNKMYVHPESPNTGAHWMRQEISFGKLKLTNNKGANNNNTQMIVLQSLHKYQPRLHIVEVTEDGVEDMSNEAKTQTFTFPENQFIAVTAYQNTDITQLKIDHNPFAKGFRDNYDSMYTAPESDRLTPSPTDSPRSHQIVPGARYAMQPFFQDQFVNNLPQNRFYTGERAVPQTNSLLSSQSEDASAAASAQRWFVTPVQQAGSNKLDLSYENDYSTSSLLSYGIKPLPLQTSHALSYYPDSAFASMAAGWGTRSSYQRKMTTGLPWSPRPSPPAFPEDQLGATKDKLPEESALPASTWIETSHSLKSVDSTDSGVYSMVCKRRRMSPGGSSTENSPTIKCEDLTTEDYNKDNPKGAKA
- the eomesa gene encoding eomesodermin homolog a isoform X1, whose product is MQLENILPSASINLPKTFYNLSSSDSANNSPGPSSSQIEYQEVDRTESESSSAPKKYLSGVGNGMLGEGEGDSFTGAKAGPDGRKGSPVLGEDDLTSGRRYNIDELGSDRYFISSSQTSSDMANPCSLFPYAGQTGSVYTGSSSSRYPASLHYGSVLPPTGFSSSSVCSGRSQFSSGGYQFGQGPGCLYPSYPGTASGIGTMSLPGSAAGARAQVYLCNRPLWLKFHRHQTEMIITKQGRRMFPFLSFNITGLSLTAHYNVFVEIVLADPNHWRFQGGKWVTCGKADNNMQGNKMYVHPESPNTGAHWMRQEISFGKLKLTNNKGANNNNTQMIVLQSLHKYQPRLHIVEVTEDGVEDMSNEAKTQTFTFPENQFIAVTAYQNTDITQLKIDHNPFAKGFRDNYDSMYTAPESDRLTPSPTDSPRSHQIVPGARYAMQPFFQDQFVNNLPQNRFYTGERAVPQTNSLLSSQSEDASAAASAQRWFVTPVQQAGSNKLDLSYENDYSTSSLLSYGIKPLPLQTSHALSYYPDSAFASMAAGWGTRSSYQRKMTTGLPWSPRPSPPAFPEDQLGATKDKLPEESALPASTWIETSHSLKSVDSTDSGVYSMVCKRRRMSPGGSSTENSPTIKCEDLTTEDYNKDNPKGMGYYAFYTSP
- the eomesa gene encoding eomesodermin homolog a isoform X3, whose translation is MSLPGSAAGARAQVYLCNRPLWLKFHRHQTEMIITKQGRRMFPFLSFNITGLSLTAHYNVFVEIVLADPNHWRFQGGKWVTCGKADNNMQGNKMYVHPESPNTGAHWMRQEISFGKLKLTNNKGANNNNTQMIVLQSLHKYQPRLHIVEVTEDGVEDMSNEAKTQTFTFPENQFIAVTAYQNTDITQLKIDHNPFAKGFRDNYDSMYTAPESDRLTPSPTDSPRSHQIVPGARYAMQPFFQDQFVNNLPQNRFYTGERAVPQTNSLLSSQSEDASAAASAQRWFVTPVQQAGSNKLDLSYENDYSTSSLLSYGIKPLPLQTSHALSYYPDSAFASMAAGWGTRSSYQRKMTTGLPWSPRPSPPAFPEDQLGATKDKLPEESALPASTWIETSHSLKSVDSTDSGVYSMVCKRRRMSPGGSSTENSPTIKCEDLTTEDYNKDNPKGMGYYAFYTSP